A genome region from Planctomycetota bacterium includes the following:
- a CDS encoding COX15/CtaA family protein — protein sequence MGVWVLWFVTHLPWLGIREQISIPAIVGVWFLCFVVAGRNLAHARAWQVGALAGFVSAFTGLAVVGSKLRPQVEGGGPADPSLTPSAPAIVLGFLVFGTVLGLAGAFLGSRFARPAASAANTPWLARFAWVACLAAAPLLFVGGLVTSTDAGMAVPDWPNTYGSNMFLYPLGPRVPANIYLEHAHRLFGTLVGFAAIILTVWVWVSRTSSFVKWWATGLLLFIIAQGLLGAARVLENSRWMAAFHGVSAQVIFAGMVALAVYLSPWYAGLAAGGAQPGARRLRAFATATLHTLFIQLALGAVYRQFRHTHVLWTHAAFATVVLLVAIIAGFAAMSFLKDASDPRPGARVRRAGGALVGVVAVQFVLGWIAFMVTAGQSLDTSSVPQALVRTAHQANGALLIGVVAYLVVIAKQLARATPPVVGGVEPARAGG from the coding sequence GTGGGAGTCTGGGTGCTCTGGTTCGTCACCCACCTCCCCTGGCTGGGAATTCGCGAACAGATTTCGATCCCCGCGATCGTCGGCGTCTGGTTCCTGTGCTTTGTCGTCGCGGGGCGGAACCTCGCGCACGCGCGCGCGTGGCAGGTCGGTGCGCTCGCGGGCTTCGTCTCCGCGTTCACCGGCCTCGCCGTGGTCGGCAGCAAGTTGCGCCCGCAGGTTGAGGGCGGCGGGCCGGCGGACCCCTCGCTCACGCCCAGCGCGCCCGCGATCGTGCTCGGCTTTCTCGTGTTCGGCACGGTGCTCGGGCTTGCAGGCGCCTTCCTGGGCTCGCGGTTCGCGCGCCCCGCGGCTTCGGCCGCGAACACGCCCTGGCTCGCGCGCTTCGCGTGGGTCGCGTGCCTGGCCGCGGCCCCGCTGCTCTTCGTCGGCGGGCTCGTGACCAGCACCGACGCGGGGATGGCGGTGCCCGACTGGCCCAACACGTACGGCTCGAACATGTTCCTGTACCCGCTGGGCCCGCGCGTGCCCGCGAACATCTACCTCGAGCACGCGCACCGCCTCTTCGGCACGCTCGTCGGGTTCGCCGCGATCATCCTGACCGTCTGGGTGTGGGTGTCGCGCACCTCGTCGTTCGTCAAGTGGTGGGCCACGGGGCTGCTGCTGTTCATCATCGCGCAGGGGCTGCTGGGGGCGGCCCGCGTGCTGGAGAACAGCCGCTGGATGGCGGCGTTCCACGGCGTGTCGGCGCAGGTGATCTTCGCCGGCATGGTCGCGCTGGCGGTGTATCTGTCCCCGTGGTACGCGGGCCTCGCGGCGGGCGGTGCGCAGCCGGGGGCGCGGCGTCTGCGCGCGTTCGCGACCGCCACGCTGCACACGCTGTTCATCCAGCTCGCGCTGGGCGCTGTCTACCGCCAGTTCCGTCACACCCACGTGCTCTGGACGCACGCGGCGTTCGCCACGGTCGTGCTGCTGGTGGCGATCATCGCCGGGTTCGCCGCGATGAGTTTCCTGAAGGACGCGTCAGACCCGCGTCCGGGCGCCCGTGTTCGGCGTGCGGGCGGGGCGCTGGTGGGCGTCGTGGCGGTGCAGTTCGTGCTCGGGTGGATCGCGTTCATGGTGACCGCCGGTCAGTCGCTGGACACGTCGTCCGTGCCGCAGGCGCTCGTGCGGACCGCACACCAGGCGAACGGGGCGCTGCTCATCGGGGTCGTGGCATACTTGGTCGTGATCGCGAAGCAACTGGCGCGCGCCACGCCGCCGGTGGTCGGCGGGGTTGAGCCCGCGCGGGCGGGCGGGTGA
- a CDS encoding cytochrome c3 family protein, with protein MFPKWMNLFPTVSAVAGLLGTCTIIGGFWYYATPKFFRVGYMPTQPGGGFSHQLHAGKLGMDCRYCHTKVEESAEANIPNVATCVGCHAEDRLTLFQTSDTHKALTQFVRDAYAADQPIAWARVHKLPDYVRNFPHQVHLQAGVSCFSCHGRIDQMPIVYHAEPLSMGWCLECHREPEASLVPREQVTNLNWVEEHLAQRQSGAAGAVTTGKQLLDSLRNAPPENCGACHY; from the coding sequence ATGTTTCCCAAGTGGATGAACCTGTTTCCGACGGTCTCCGCGGTCGCCGGGCTGCTGGGGACGTGCACGATCATCGGAGGGTTCTGGTACTACGCGACGCCGAAGTTCTTCCGCGTGGGCTACATGCCGACGCAGCCCGGGGGCGGGTTCAGCCACCAGTTGCACGCGGGCAAACTGGGGATGGACTGTCGTTACTGCCACACGAAGGTGGAAGAGAGCGCCGAGGCGAACATCCCGAACGTGGCGACGTGCGTGGGGTGTCACGCGGAGGATCGGCTGACGCTGTTCCAGACCTCCGACACGCACAAGGCGCTGACGCAGTTCGTGCGGGACGCGTATGCGGCCGACCAGCCGATCGCCTGGGCGCGGGTGCACAAGCTGCCGGACTACGTGCGGAACTTCCCGCACCAGGTGCACCTGCAGGCGGGGGTGAGCTGCTTCTCGTGCCACGGGCGGATCGACCAGATGCCCATCGTGTACCACGCGGAGCCCCTGTCGATGGGGTGGTGCCTGGAGTGCCATCGCGAGCCGGAGGCGAGTCTGGTGCCGCGGGAGCAGGTCACGAACCTGAACTGGGTGGAAGAGCACCTGGCGCAGCGCCAGTCGGGGGCGGCGGGCGCGGTGACGACGGGCAAGCAACTGCTGGATTCGCTGCGGAACGCGCCGCCGGAAAACTGCGGCGCGTGTCACTACTAG
- a CDS encoding DUF1800 domain-containing protein, with translation MRQPDGPTPGTEPNAAPSATDQPPAAPTDEVPGAPIDEKLEASLRPIKRKDFGYEQARHLLWRAGLGGNEKQVRYLADIGPEKAVDLLVNYKPSDFAWPGEREFDPDIMRPPSEQERQAYRMAQRNQDEETLARLRLERERRERDDRAQITQVQKWWLARMIETPNPLEEKMTLFWHGLLATNYRTIENSYHMFLQNQTFRKHAVGSYADLLKALIRDPAMLAYLDNNDSRKNRPNENLAREIMELFSLGVGNYTEQDIKEGARALTGYTFRDDEFVLEKDNHDTGKKTILGQTGNWDGDDFVRIILSQPACPRYISRRLYHHFVADVPPDERGGDKGLDPAQRAVLRQMAISLSGGKYELKPVLRKLFLSEHFYEPRFMNDQIKSPVQLVVGACRSLDTPVRDLSILNDAMDLMGQRLMFPPSVKGWEGGRAWINTSTYYVRQNTLAFLIAGKRPRGYDPTARTQTYDAMALLTPYGKDSPVGRGEPRAVAEALLRLALGWAPSAGVAELLAFLGSNENAVNNETVSGMLLLISAMPEYQLC, from the coding sequence ATGCGCCAACCTGACGGACCAACGCCGGGCACCGAACCGAACGCCGCACCGAGCGCGACGGACCAACCGCCGGCCGCGCCCACGGACGAGGTGCCGGGGGCGCCGATCGATGAGAAGCTCGAGGCCTCGCTGCGCCCGATCAAGCGGAAGGACTTCGGGTACGAGCAGGCGCGCCACCTGCTGTGGCGGGCGGGCCTGGGCGGGAACGAGAAGCAGGTGCGCTACCTCGCGGACATCGGCCCGGAGAAGGCGGTCGACCTGCTGGTGAACTACAAGCCCAGCGACTTCGCGTGGCCCGGGGAGCGCGAGTTCGACCCCGACATCATGCGCCCGCCCAGCGAGCAGGAGCGTCAGGCGTACCGCATGGCGCAGCGCAACCAGGACGAGGAAACCCTCGCGCGCCTGCGCCTGGAGCGCGAGCGGCGCGAGCGCGACGACCGCGCCCAGATCACGCAGGTGCAGAAGTGGTGGCTCGCGCGGATGATCGAGACGCCCAACCCGCTGGAAGAGAAGATGACGCTCTTCTGGCACGGGCTGCTGGCGACGAACTACCGCACGATCGAGAACTCGTACCACATGTTCCTGCAGAACCAGACCTTCCGCAAGCACGCGGTGGGCAGCTACGCCGACCTGCTCAAGGCCCTCATCCGCGACCCCGCGATGCTGGCGTACCTCGACAACAACGACAGCCGCAAGAACCGCCCGAACGAGAACCTCGCCCGCGAGATCATGGAGCTGTTCTCGCTGGGCGTGGGGAACTACACCGAGCAGGACATCAAGGAGGGCGCGCGGGCGCTGACGGGCTACACGTTCCGCGACGACGAGTTCGTGCTCGAGAAGGACAACCACGACACCGGCAAGAAGACGATCCTCGGGCAGACCGGCAACTGGGACGGCGACGACTTCGTGCGGATCATCCTCTCGCAGCCCGCGTGCCCGCGGTACATCTCGCGGCGCCTCTACCACCACTTCGTCGCCGACGTCCCGCCCGACGAGCGCGGCGGGGACAAGGGCCTCGACCCCGCGCAGCGCGCGGTGCTTCGGCAGATGGCGATCTCGCTCTCGGGCGGCAAGTACGAACTCAAGCCTGTGCTGCGCAAGCTCTTCCTGAGCGAGCACTTCTACGAGCCCCGGTTCATGAACGACCAGATCAAGAGCCCGGTGCAGCTGGTCGTCGGCGCGTGCCGCTCGCTCGACACGCCCGTGCGCGATCTCTCGATCCTCAACGACGCGATGGACCTGATGGGGCAGCGCCTGATGTTCCCGCCCAGCGTCAAGGGCTGGGAAGGCGGGCGGGCGTGGATCAACACCTCGACGTACTACGTGCGCCAGAACACGCTCGCGTTTCTCATCGCGGGCAAGCGCCCGCGGGGCTACGACCCCACGGCCCGGACGCAGACCTACGACGCGATGGCCCTGCTCACGCCGTACGGGAAGGACTCGCCCGTGGGGCGGGGCGAGCCCCGCGCGGTCGCCGAGGCGCTGCTGCGCCTGGCGCTGGGCTGGGCGCCCAGCGCGGGCGTCGCCGAACTGCTCGCGTTCCTCGGGTCGAACGAGAACGCGGTGAACAACGAGACGGTGAGCGGCATGCTGCTGCTCATCTCGGCGATGCCGGAGTATCAGTTGTGCTGA
- a CDS encoding M20/M25/M40 family metallo-hydrolase — MANIELLKRLCETPGVPGREERVRALIESEIAGLFDSVETDALGSLICTRAPRPGKKGAKNAPARPAKARGGERPLRVMLLCHMDEIGFYVTSIDKNGFLWMNPAGGFDTRNLFSRRVLVCADSGDFRGVMNPCGRPIHISSPKDREKVPEVKEFFVDTGMKADDVKKKIKVGDFVVMDEPAIEIGTKVVSKALDNRVACWLGIESIRRLDASGSGHACEIVVAFTTQEEVGLRGARTASHRVLPDIGIGLDVTLACDTPGVPDEETVTKQGVGFGLHIKDSSFIADHRLVAEFEALAKKHKVPYQRTILAAGGQDGAAAQQAAAGARAIGITVGTRYIHTVTEMIDTKDLYAARDILAAYLAVA; from the coding sequence ATGGCGAACATCGAACTGCTCAAACGCCTGTGCGAGACCCCCGGCGTGCCGGGGCGCGAGGAACGCGTCCGCGCGCTGATCGAGTCGGAGATCGCGGGCCTCTTTGATAGCGTCGAGACCGACGCGCTCGGCTCGCTCATCTGCACCCGTGCGCCCCGCCCGGGCAAGAAGGGCGCCAAGAACGCCCCCGCCCGCCCGGCCAAGGCCCGCGGGGGCGAGCGCCCGCTGCGCGTCATGCTGCTCTGCCACATGGACGAGATCGGGTTCTACGTCACGTCGATCGACAAGAACGGGTTCCTGTGGATGAACCCCGCGGGCGGGTTCGACACGCGGAACCTCTTCTCGCGCCGGGTGCTGGTGTGCGCCGACAGCGGCGACTTCCGGGGCGTCATGAACCCCTGCGGCCGCCCGATCCACATCTCGAGCCCCAAGGACCGCGAGAAGGTGCCCGAGGTCAAGGAGTTCTTCGTCGACACCGGCATGAAGGCCGACGACGTCAAGAAGAAGATCAAGGTCGGTGACTTCGTCGTCATGGACGAGCCCGCGATCGAGATCGGCACCAAGGTCGTGAGCAAGGCGCTCGACAACCGCGTCGCGTGCTGGCTGGGCATCGAGAGCATCCGGCGCCTCGACGCCTCCGGCTCCGGGCACGCGTGCGAGATCGTCGTCGCCTTCACCACGCAGGAAGAAGTCGGCCTGCGCGGCGCCCGCACCGCCAGCCACCGCGTGCTCCCCGACATCGGCATCGGCCTGGACGTCACCCTCGCCTGCGACACGCCCGGCGTGCCCGACGAAGAAACCGTCACCAAGCAGGGCGTCGGGTTCGGGCTGCACATCAAGGACAGCTCGTTCATCGCCGACCACCGCCTCGTCGCCGAGTTCGAGGCCCTCGCCAAGAAGCACAAGGTGCCCTACCAGCGCACCATCCTGGCGGCCGGGGGGCAGGACGGCGCCGCGGCCCAGCAGGCCGCCGCCGGCGCCCGCGCCATCGGCATCACCGTCGGCACCCGCTACATCCACACCGTCACCGAGATGATCGACACCAAGGACCTCTACGCCGCCCGCGACATCCTGGCGGCGTACCTCGCTGTCGCGTAG
- a CDS encoding DUF1501 domain-containing protein, translated as MSTQNPFTRREFLRTGLVMASAAATLPAFLNNSALAMHAAAGGLSSVPGVPDDHVLVVIQLSGGNDGLNTVVPFGAPEYYRARPGIGVPENQVLKLSKADGVGLHPQLAPLREMYDDGKVCVVQGVGYPNPNRSHFKSMDIWHTADTSATGDGWLGKYFDSECCGFGKGESGTPEAAQTPGAGPPGIAIGRTAPLAMEGRRIKPVAFESADLFRWSAQEMNDALRKGYSSLNTRESGDGNAARADSNAAFLLRTSLDAQVSSDLIRKAVEQRPKTQFPNSDLGRQLSMIASMIGAGLKTRVYYANMGSFDTHAGQGGAQGRHAQLLGQFSQAVRAFYAELKEQRADERVLSVAFSEFGRRVGQNQSQGTDHGTAAPMFLFGPMVRRGVVGEHPSLKDLDDGDLKYKIDFRSVYAGVLESWMKADSKAVLEGTFKALPVLAAGATNAKTAR; from the coding sequence ATGAGCACGCAGAACCCGTTTACGCGTCGTGAGTTTCTCCGCACCGGGCTGGTGATGGCGTCGGCGGCGGCGACGCTGCCGGCGTTTCTCAACAACTCCGCGCTCGCGATGCACGCCGCGGCGGGCGGGCTGTCGTCGGTGCCCGGCGTGCCCGACGACCACGTGCTGGTGGTGATCCAGCTCTCGGGGGGCAACGACGGGCTCAACACCGTCGTGCCGTTCGGCGCGCCCGAGTACTACCGCGCCAGGCCCGGGATCGGCGTTCCCGAGAACCAGGTGCTCAAGTTGTCGAAGGCCGACGGCGTGGGGCTGCACCCTCAGCTCGCCCCGCTCCGCGAGATGTACGACGACGGGAAGGTCTGCGTCGTGCAGGGCGTGGGCTACCCCAACCCCAACCGCTCGCACTTCAAGTCCATGGACATCTGGCACACCGCCGACACCTCCGCCACCGGCGACGGCTGGCTGGGCAAGTACTTCGACAGCGAGTGCTGCGGCTTTGGCAAGGGCGAGTCCGGCACGCCCGAGGCGGCCCAGACGCCCGGCGCCGGGCCCCCCGGCATCGCCATCGGCCGCACCGCCCCGCTCGCCATGGAAGGGCGCCGCATCAAGCCCGTCGCGTTCGAGTCCGCGGACCTCTTCCGCTGGTCGGCGCAGGAAATGAACGACGCGCTCCGCAAGGGCTATTCGAGCCTCAACACGCGCGAGTCGGGCGATGGCAACGCCGCCCGCGCCGACTCGAACGCGGCGTTCCTGCTGCGGACCTCGCTCGACGCGCAGGTGTCCAGCGACCTGATCCGCAAGGCGGTGGAGCAGCGCCCCAAGACGCAGTTCCCCAACAGCGACCTGGGGCGCCAGCTCTCGATGATCGCCAGCATGATCGGGGCGGGCCTCAAGACGCGCGTGTACTACGCGAACATGGGCTCGTTCGACACGCACGCCGGCCAGGGCGGAGCGCAGGGGCGCCACGCGCAGCTCCTAGGCCAGTTCTCGCAGGCGGTGCGGGCGTTCTACGCCGAACTGAAGGAGCAGCGCGCCGACGAGCGCGTCCTGTCGGTCGCGTTCTCGGAGTTCGGGCGGCGCGTGGGGCAGAACCAGAGCCAGGGCACCGACCACGGGACGGCGGCCCCGATGTTCCTGTTCGGGCCCATGGTGCGCCGGGGCGTCGTGGGCGAGCACCCGTCGCTCAAGGACCTGGACGACGGCGACCTCAAGTACAAGATCGACTTCCGCTCGGTGTACGCGGGCGTGCTGGAGTCGTGGATGAAGGCCGACAGCAAGGCCGTGCTCGAGGGCACGTTCAAGGCCCTGCCCGTGCTGGCGGCGGGCGCGACGAACGCGAAGACGGCGCGCTGA
- a CDS encoding TAT-variant-translocated molybdopterin oxidoreductase → MTHDQCPSTRTGEKAKPGKAQLARVPRIAGTVNGLPVWRSPEELGDEAAFRDWLEREFPAGASELDRAEIADAGDPSGTGETRRTFLKLMGASVALAGAATIPGCRRPEHPIMPYSRVVPEEVVPGKPLYYATSWARPDGGVEGLLVETHEGRPTKIEGNPLHPASRGKCTSWALSSILSLYDPDRLKNPVYRNPTRGQVGATWDDFRVWGASHFAPYDASKGEGLAFVVAKSASPTRRAVCARLRQKYPNAMWVDWAPAESPGPREGTRAALGAPCREVLHLGRDTAEVILSLDHDFLEHVPDQVRNSLGFASSRSLGAPNPADDTMSRLYMVESGFSITGAQADHRVPMAPSRISGFAVELARFMLPKVGAADAAPLATALGAVQTPAGEDLGGARAFLEACAKDLMDPARRGRAVVTAGPSQPPEVHALIVAINAALGSIGVGVSYVAMTPDEAADGHADLARLTAAMKDGAISTLVCVGANPVYDAPGALDFAGAMAKVGATVTLSVELTETALASTWMLNAASYLESWGDTISSEGVIAPVQPMIAPLYEPALCEIEFLALLAGTDWTARIDGFEIVRAHWRGVVAGTDGAFAKAWRAALHEGIGPVVAPAARTRVDYASVAQGVSRLTLAGAPGAEALDVAFGVGNLADGRLANIGWLQELPAAGTRVVWDNPVLMSPRTAEALGVAPVGFSRADDMGGVYTSPKYPTARLAKLTLAGREVVAPVWILPGMPDFTLRCTLGYGRTAAGRVGDGVGVNFYAVLPATGRQSMAGGTLRREPGSHMIASTQNHWSMESRTSIVRAVDLPAWQKHGTHVQKTLDTFYANEGKVRELNFAEMLGELSHTPPNISIYENPFNRSHADPDPKDIGPAKPDGPAYQSLQPPVYTQGPQWAMTIDQTLCTGCGACTIACQAENNIPVVGKKEVAKGREMAWIRVDRYFTGDMDNPGAMLHQPVACVHCENAPCEVVCPVNATVHGPEGLNYMTYNRCIGTRYCANNCPYKVRRFNFFDYGVTKFNGDYFFKEFVDDAGGMVPGQEGITGSGAYNKINPNLIPPRLREKLDQISRMQKNPNVTVRSRGVMEKCTYCIQRINAGRIEIKLKGLEKLPDGFVQAACQQACPSDAIVFGDMLDPASRVARTRANARSYELLGYLNTRPRTSHMVRVMNPNPALCDAARKDSWEHPFHHAGGHGESHNGHNGHGHDGHGHDEPGHDGHAPPTPPQSFRFDGRRRREDRGYALSLTVLHGRKA, encoded by the coding sequence ATGACACACGATCAATGCCCATCGACGCGGACGGGGGAGAAGGCCAAGCCGGGCAAGGCCCAGTTGGCGCGCGTTCCCCGTATCGCCGGCACGGTCAACGGGCTTCCCGTCTGGCGCAGCCCCGAAGAGCTGGGCGACGAGGCGGCGTTCCGCGACTGGCTCGAGCGTGAGTTTCCCGCGGGCGCGTCCGAGCTCGACCGGGCGGAGATCGCCGACGCGGGTGATCCCTCGGGGACCGGCGAGACCCGCCGCACGTTCCTGAAGCTGATGGGGGCGTCGGTGGCGCTGGCGGGGGCGGCGACGATCCCCGGCTGCCGGCGGCCCGAGCACCCGATCATGCCGTACTCGCGCGTGGTGCCCGAGGAGGTCGTGCCCGGCAAGCCCCTGTACTACGCGACGAGCTGGGCGCGCCCGGACGGCGGGGTCGAGGGCCTGCTCGTAGAGACGCACGAAGGGCGTCCGACGAAGATCGAGGGCAACCCGCTGCACCCGGCCAGCCGCGGGAAGTGCACGTCGTGGGCGCTGTCGAGCATCCTGAGCCTGTACGACCCCGACCGCCTGAAGAACCCGGTCTACCGCAACCCCACCCGCGGGCAGGTGGGCGCGACGTGGGACGACTTCCGCGTCTGGGGCGCCTCGCACTTTGCGCCCTACGACGCGTCGAAGGGCGAGGGCCTCGCGTTCGTAGTGGCCAAGTCTGCGAGCCCGACGCGCCGCGCGGTGTGCGCCCGCCTTCGTCAGAAGTACCCCAACGCGATGTGGGTCGACTGGGCGCCGGCCGAGTCGCCGGGCCCTCGCGAGGGGACGCGGGCGGCGCTGGGTGCGCCGTGCCGCGAGGTGCTGCACCTGGGGCGTGACACGGCCGAGGTCATCCTGAGCCTCGATCACGACTTCCTGGAGCACGTGCCCGACCAGGTCCGCAACTCGCTCGGGTTCGCTTCGTCGCGGTCGCTGGGCGCTCCGAACCCCGCCGACGACACGATGTCGCGACTGTACATGGTCGAGAGCGGGTTCTCGATCACGGGTGCGCAGGCCGACCACCGCGTGCCGATGGCGCCGTCGCGCATCAGCGGCTTCGCGGTCGAGCTGGCCAGGTTCATGCTGCCCAAGGTGGGCGCCGCCGACGCGGCCCCGCTCGCCACGGCGCTGGGCGCGGTGCAGACGCCCGCGGGCGAAGACCTGGGCGGAGCCCGCGCGTTCCTGGAGGCGTGCGCCAAGGACCTGATGGACCCCGCGCGGCGCGGGCGCGCGGTCGTGACCGCCGGCCCGAGCCAGCCCCCCGAGGTGCACGCCCTGATCGTCGCGATCAACGCCGCGCTGGGCAGCATCGGCGTCGGCGTGTCGTACGTCGCGATGACGCCCGACGAGGCGGCCGACGGGCACGCGGACCTGGCGCGCCTGACGGCGGCGATGAAGGACGGCGCGATCTCCACGCTCGTGTGCGTCGGGGCCAACCCCGTGTACGACGCGCCCGGCGCGCTCGACTTCGCCGGCGCGATGGCCAAGGTGGGCGCCACCGTCACCCTGAGCGTCGAACTGACGGAGACCGCCCTCGCCTCGACGTGGATGCTCAACGCGGCGTCGTACCTCGAGAGCTGGGGCGACACGATCAGTTCCGAGGGCGTCATCGCGCCCGTGCAGCCCATGATCGCCCCGCTGTACGAGCCCGCCCTGTGCGAGATCGAGTTCCTCGCGCTGCTCGCCGGCACCGACTGGACGGCACGCATCGACGGGTTCGAGATCGTCCGCGCCCACTGGCGGGGCGTGGTCGCCGGCACGGACGGCGCGTTCGCCAAGGCGTGGCGGGCGGCCCTGCACGAGGGCATCGGCCCGGTCGTCGCGCCCGCCGCGCGGACGCGCGTGGACTACGCGAGCGTCGCGCAGGGCGTGTCGCGCCTGACGCTGGCCGGTGCGCCCGGGGCCGAGGCGCTGGACGTGGCCTTCGGGGTCGGCAACCTGGCGGACGGGCGCCTGGCGAACATCGGCTGGCTGCAGGAGCTTCCCGCCGCGGGCACGCGCGTGGTGTGGGACAACCCGGTGCTCATGAGCCCGCGCACGGCGGAGGCGCTCGGCGTCGCGCCGGTGGGCTTCTCGCGTGCGGACGACATGGGCGGGGTGTACACATCACCCAAGTACCCGACCGCGCGGCTCGCGAAGCTGACGCTGGCGGGGCGCGAGGTCGTGGCGCCGGTGTGGATCCTCCCGGGCATGCCCGACTTCACGCTGCGCTGCACGCTGGGCTACGGGCGGACAGCGGCGGGGCGCGTGGGCGACGGGGTGGGCGTGAACTTCTACGCCGTGCTGCCCGCGACGGGGCGCCAGAGCATGGCGGGCGGCACGCTGCGGCGCGAGCCCGGATCGCACATGATCGCCTCGACGCAGAACCACTGGTCGATGGAGTCGCGCACGTCCATCGTCCGCGCGGTGGATCTGCCGGCGTGGCAGAAGCACGGCACGCACGTGCAGAAGACGCTGGACACGTTCTACGCGAACGAGGGCAAGGTGCGCGAGCTGAACTTCGCCGAGATGCTCGGCGAGCTGAGCCACACGCCCCCGAACATCTCGATCTACGAGAACCCGTTCAACCGCTCGCACGCGGACCCGGACCCCAAGGACATCGGGCCCGCGAAGCCGGACGGCCCGGCGTATCAGTCGCTGCAACCCCCGGTGTACACGCAGGGACCGCAGTGGGCGATGACGATCGACCAGACGCTGTGCACCGGGTGCGGCGCGTGCACGATCGCGTGCCAGGCGGAGAACAACATCCCGGTGGTGGGCAAGAAGGAAGTCGCGAAGGGGCGCGAGATGGCGTGGATCCGCGTCGACCGGTACTTCACCGGCGACATGGACAACCCCGGGGCGATGCTGCACCAGCCGGTCGCGTGCGTGCACTGCGAGAACGCCCCGTGCGAGGTGGTGTGCCCGGTGAACGCGACGGTGCACGGGCCCGAGGGGCTCAACTACATGACGTACAACCGCTGCATCGGCACGCGGTACTGCGCCAACAACTGCCCGTACAAGGTGCGCCGGTTCAACTTCTTTGACTATGGCGTGACGAAGTTCAACGGGGACTACTTCTTCAAGGAGTTCGTCGACGACGCGGGCGGCATGGTCCCCGGGCAGGAGGGGATCACGGGGAGCGGGGCGTACAACAAGATCAACCCGAACCTGATTCCGCCTCGACTGCGCGAGAAGCTCGACCAGATCAGCCGCATGCAGAAGAACCCGAACGTCACGGTGCGTTCGCGCGGCGTGATGGAGAAGTGCACGTACTGCATCCAGCGGATCAACGCCGGTCGCATCGAGATCAAGCTGAAGGGGCTGGAGAAGCTCCCCGACGGGTTCGTGCAGGCCGCCTGCCAGCAGGCGTGCCCGAGCGACGCGATCGTGTTCGGCGACATGCTGGACCCGGCCAGCCGCGTGGCGCGCACGCGGGCGAACGCGCGGAGCTACGAGCTGTTGGGGTATCTGAACACGCGCCCGCGCACGTCGCACATGGTGCGGGTGATGAACCCGAACCCCGCGCTGTGCGACGCGGCCCGGAAGGACTCGTGGGAGCACCCGTTCCACCACGCCGGCGGGCACGGGGAGTCGCACAACGGGCACAACGGGCACGGGCACGACGGGCACGGGCACGATGAACCGGGGCACGACGGGCACGCGCCCCCGACGCCACCCCAGTCGTTCCGCTTCGACGGGCGCCGGCGCCGCGAGGACCGCGGGTACGCCCTGAGCCTCACGGTGCTGCACGGGAGGAAGGCATGA